The Alnus glutinosa chromosome 10, dhAlnGlut1.1, whole genome shotgun sequence DNA window ATTATGGAaccttgaatttgaaattagaaGCCGGATTTAAATGCAGCCGTAGTCGATGCATGGTTAGATCAAAATGGTGCCGGCGAGAAAGGCTGAAAGTAACGGCCAGAGAACGGAGACAAGCTGTTAATCCCATGAGGGGCCAAGCCCCAACTGACAATGATGGTCGGAGAACAGTAACTAACTATCAATCTTGTAAAGGGCCAAACCACATTGTGTCAAAAGGCTAAAGGAGATGGCTGGAAAATAGAGAATATCTGTTAATCCTATGAGGGGCCAAACTGCAACTTACAATGATGGTCGGAAATAGAAATTAGCCGTTAATCCTGTGAAAGGCCTAACCATATTGTGCAAAGTTTTGTCAATGAATTGAGCCGCATATCACAACAAAAtaggcacaaaaaaaaaaaaaaaaaaaaaaaaaaaaaaaaaaatcgaaaagaggggtttaccttttttttcttttctttttttttttcttttttttttttttgctattgaAGGGTTTGGATCTGGTGCATGCAGGAGCACTATAAGCTTGTGAGCCCTCAAGGCTACAATCTGGTGTGGCGCAATTCAGGTGGAATTGCGGGTTGGGATCCGGTGTGGTGCAGGTGTAGGTGGATGATGGTGGCGGCACGTTATGGATGGCATAGAGTAGATTAGCAGCCTCCGAGCAAGAATCCGGTGGTCGTGCCTACAAATGGCGGAAGGAGGCGGTACGCGGAGTTGAGCAGCATAATTTTGTGGAGGCTTGTTGAAAGGCGTGATCAAACTACTAGGCGCGTGCTGTCCATGAACGGAAAAGATCGACCAATTCTGATCCTGGATTTGTTCTGAACGGCGGAAGATGACAGACAAAAGAAGCAAGTGGTGGTCGGTAGCGGTGTGTGGAGTGCGTGAGAGACCTGCAGGGACTTCTGGTGACGCATGAGAGTGCATGCAGCGTCCTATGGCGTTGATTTCGGCGGCGTTGAACAGCTCTCTGGATGAGCTTTCCAATTGTGGTGGCACCTTGGTGTAATAGTAATCGGAAAGCGAAGTCGGAAAAGGTAGAGAGAGGTGGCGGCGCGTGAGTTAGTGAATGACAAAGTTTCTTTCACGAGAGGGAAATCTCGTACCTTGCAAATCTGTTTCTGAACTTTTTATTCCAAATTGGACTGCAAAAATGCTGAAAAGAACCCCAAACAGTAGCTAccatcacaaagagtaccaggAACTCGCCAAAAATTCGTCAGAAGGACACTGGAAAAATCCTATAGGTCACAAGTCTGTAgctttaataccatgttaaaacaGCGGCAAAGATGAAGACGTACACTGAGGAAAAGCTCGAAGCTGAGGACTGGTGAAGACCTAGCTAGCTCGTGAAAAGAAGAGATGGCAGTGTTCATAGTTTGGTTGCTTcgcaattgaaagaaaagagaagaaagaaactaCTTtccgaagaagaaaaaaaaagaacgaaaaggAAACACCAAATCCAACCCATCGAAGTCTCTCAGTGCCGATCAGATCAGGAACTGGCCGGATAAGTTTTCTGCTGAACAGGAGATGGGTCACGGaatgtttaaattaaatatcaCTTTAATCTTTATCGCCTCAGAGGgtgaaattgtgaatttaaaatAAATCCCTTTTAGtaaacaaacggaacataacGGCGCCTTTTTGCTTTTAGGTTCTTGACGACGCGTCGTTAACAGCATGCAAGCCAGATCCCTCCAGTGGGTGAATACTCGTCAACAAACAGAGCGTGAtctgaagaaggagaagagcaAGCATGAAACCATTGAGTTAATGTGTCaggtctctctgtctctctctctctctgtgattcTTTAGATAATAATCTAATGTAGTATGtatatttctctttatttatattcactttgcctgtttttttttttttttttttttttttaaagcaaaagtGTGGAATATGATGAAACcatatgttttatttatttatttattagtattTATTCTACATTAATTTGAGttcacaatatttattttaacattacaagttaattaaatGGCTTGAttgcactattttttttatttgactcTTAGAAACCCCTAACTCCTTATACAGAAGAtggttgttaattttgttgtctcATCAAGTGCTTTGCAATCAGCACAATCCAAGTATGCGAAAGTTTGGGAGGTAAGTCGATCTAGAGTATGTATTTGGAAAAGGTCGagattaaattttcaaattgcatgtgCTTAAGTTTCTAGAATTTCGCTCCAATGTTTATTTTACTAGATTATGGAGTGGATGTTCAGTTTTAGGCTTTTGCAATTTTGGAGGAACTTACAGGATCCCTACTATTCTTTCCCCAAGAGAGGGGCATCATTTATGTAAGATCCTTTAGAGGATCGTTGATCTATTTCTGTTCTCCCTgaacaaaacaaccaaaatgtgccgttttttaaaaattagcataatatccttgaaattttagctttcttaGAGATGGAGTCTCATTgttttcgaaaaaaaattaaaaaaaaaaatctcattctttATGCCCATCCACGCTAATAGAAAGAGAGATTTAAGTTTTTCCACTAAAATATCCCATCTCCTATCATAAATACCCTTATATATTCTTTTCCCCGGGAACACCTCCACCTAAGTTACAGTAATGCTATAAAAGTTTTTAGGTCAATAAATTTCCCTCCTGTTTCTCGTCAAGTAAAAAAAGGATCAAAATCACCATTTTCTTTACAAAGTACATTCCTGAAATATTATTAAATGGTATTATCAATTGCAAGATAATATATCctaatttgaaatattttgtatttacaCACCTCTTTCTCTTGTGCTTTGGatgaggaaacaaaagaaaaatatacataCCAGAAGGTTCTGCTGAACGATTCATAAACCGGCCCTTTTCATCAATAAATCCAGGTCTTCTCCCCATCTCACGTTCATATCCACCGCCGTCGCAGGGGCTCCGCCGCCCGGACCGCTTGAAAGGCGGGGGCGAGCGGCGTAAAAGCTGGGAGTAGCGACGGTCCCGATACGACAGCACGGTCGCAGGCGGCGGTGTGTCGTCGTTAGCGGAGGGGTTGGGAGACTGTTCGACAGCGTTGTTCATCACCTCTGTCGAAGCCTGTAAGGGGTTTTCCGAGAGGAAAGTTTAATCTCTACAAAGCCCTTGATTCAAGGGTCGATGATCTCCGCTCGCTCGCTGTGGCGCTGTTTGGGTTTTCAACTATTTATTGGATTTCCTATATACCTTGTGCGACGGTCGTATTAGAGACAAAGGAATAGAAATAAAGGTCAACGACGGCTTATTATTATAAAGGAATCCGACGACCTTTAAGAACCTAAAAGCAAAAAGGCGCCgttatgttccgtttgtttaCTAAAAGGGATTTattttaaattcacaatttcacCCTCTGAGGCGATAAAGATTAAAGtgatatttaatttaaacatCCTGTGACCCATCTCCTGTTCAGCAGAAAACTTATCCGGCCAGTTCCTGATCTGATCGGCACTGGGAGACTTCGATGGGTTGGATTTGGTGTTTccttttcgttcttttttttcttcttcggaAAGtagtttctttcttctcttttctttcaattgcgAAGCAACCAAACTATGAACACTGCCATCTCTTCTTTTCACGAGCTAGCTAGGTCTTCACCAGTCCTCAGCTTCGAGCTTTTCCTCAGTGTACGTCTTCATCTTTGCCGCTGTTTTTGCTTGGCTCGATCTCCTCTGGTGGTCTCGCTAGGGCTCTCTCTCTAAAACCCGAGTTCATGTCCAAACTCAAAGTGCTATTCCTGGCCCTTCTGGTCTGCCACTTCTTGACATGTTTACGAAGCATACGATTTGATTTTCGGTGCTTTGGGGCCTTTCCTGATCAGTAGGATATCATtagtgatgatgaagatgaagaagacgGATCAAGAATATCGAGAAAATCGAGTGGGCGCTGAGGGAAGTGATGGAAATAGAACTTCAAGAACTGTCTTCTCCAAGTGGTGTATGGTATATACAGGAAAATCAAAACAATAAGTTGTGCAAAGAAggtaaaagagagagagagagagagagagagagagagagagagagagacaaccCAAGTGATAATGAATCTATTTCTGCACCTGCGCGCTGCTCCTCAACCAAATCATTTGTTGCTTATGCGCTGTAGATATATCTGCTCTTCCAAAAGGCAggttggaagaagaagaggagtccaggaggaggaggaggaagaagaagaagaagctgagGATGAACATGAAAAAGGTAGAGAAAAAGAACGGAGAAATGCAAAGAGTTTGAAGTCTTTAATGGCTTGGCTTGGTTTTCACTTTCACTGCGTCTTTGACCAGTGAGTTCTCACTAACCTTGCGGAGGCTTCTAAGGTGAAGCCATTGATGGCATATCATTGGGCCCGGTTCCCTTGTTTCATCATCTCAagtcagttaaaaaaaaaaaaaaaagaataagcttgtttaaaataaattcCTATTTGTAAACAAACGGAACAGTCTCGATCGCCACTTTTTCCTTTAGGTTCCTGAAACGTCATTAGAATAAATTTGTTGTTGTCAAATCTCGACCGTCAAAGTTTTTACAGCAGATGTGCTGTTAATTTCATTACAGCATGCATGCCAGGAGGAGGAGGATAGGTGATGAGCCCCCAAGAAAAAGCAAAACGAAGTAAACGCTTACggaaaaaaatagataaaacaGGAAAGAAAGATCATACGGTTTgaagaggatatatatatatataggtgatgAGCTGTGCTATGATCCCCCCACCGGCTCCCAACAGCC harbors:
- the LOC133880769 gene encoding serrate RNA effector molecule-like isoform X2; the protein is MNNAVEQSPNPSANDDTPPPATVLSYRDRRYSQLLRRSPPPFKRSGRRSPCDGGGYEREMGRRPGFIDEKGRFMNRSAEPSGFYFSFFGRTSKAAEIGRFSAAITNYRTLMVQDSPRKCLLMMQA
- the LOC133880769 gene encoding serrate RNA effector molecule-like isoform X1; protein product: MNNAVEQSPNPSANDDTPPPATVLSYRDRRYSQLLRRSPPPFKRSGRRSPCDGGGYEREMGRRPGFIDEKGRFMNRSAEPSGFYFSFFGRTSKAAEIGRFSAAITNYRTLMVQIEVLLGKVAARVYSGIFS